In Acinetobacter pittii, one genomic interval encodes:
- the ahpF gene encoding alkyl hydroperoxide reductase subunit F, whose amino-acid sequence MLDQNIKTQLKAYLERLESPIELVAALDESDKAAQIKELVSEIAELSDKVTARFDGNNTRRPSFGVAKAGEQPRVFFAGLPMGHEFTSLILALLQVSGYAPKVSDEVLNQIKDLNLKANFDVFVSLSCHNCPDVVQALNLIAIYNQNTTATMIDGSFFQDEVEQRKIMAVPMVFQDNEHIGQGRMTLEEIVAKLDTNSAEKDAAALNAKDAFDVLVIGGGPAGATAAIYAARKGINTGIVAERFGGQVMDTMDIENFTSVQKTQGPKFAAEMEAHVREYDVDIMNLQRVSKITGANQTENGLVKVELENGAKLESKTVILSTGARWREMNVPGEQEYRTRGVAYCPHCDGPLFKGKRVAVIGGGNSGVEAAIDLAGIVEHVTLVEFDTKLRADQVLQNKLHSLPNTTVIMNALSTEVLGDGSQVTGLKYKDRATDEEHVVELAGIFVQIGLLPNTDFLKDSEVELTNRGEIIVNDRNETNVQGVFAAGDCTTVPYKQIIIATGEGAKASLSAFDYIIRSGQ is encoded by the coding sequence ATGTTAGATCAAAATATTAAAACTCAATTAAAAGCTTACTTAGAACGTTTAGAAAGTCCAATCGAATTAGTTGCTGCTTTAGATGAGTCAGATAAAGCTGCTCAAATTAAAGAGCTGGTGAGTGAAATCGCCGAGCTTTCTGACAAGGTCACTGCCCGTTTTGATGGCAACAATACACGTCGTCCAAGCTTTGGTGTGGCTAAAGCAGGTGAACAGCCTCGTGTGTTTTTTGCAGGCTTACCGATGGGTCATGAGTTTACGTCTTTGATCTTGGCACTGTTACAGGTGTCTGGCTATGCACCTAAAGTGTCAGATGAAGTGCTCAACCAGATTAAAGACTTAAACCTCAAAGCCAACTTTGATGTGTTTGTATCATTAAGCTGTCATAACTGTCCTGATGTAGTACAGGCGCTTAACCTGATTGCCATTTATAACCAGAACACCACAGCAACCATGATTGACGGTTCATTCTTCCAAGACGAAGTTGAACAACGCAAAATCATGGCTGTACCGATGGTATTCCAAGACAACGAACACATTGGTCAAGGTCGTATGACCCTTGAAGAGATTGTGGCGAAACTTGACACCAATTCTGCTGAAAAAGATGCAGCAGCACTCAATGCCAAAGATGCCTTTGATGTATTGGTGATTGGTGGTGGGCCTGCGGGTGCAACAGCAGCAATCTATGCGGCACGTAAAGGCATTAACACGGGCATCGTGGCTGAACGCTTTGGTGGTCAGGTCATGGATACCATGGACATTGAAAACTTCACCTCTGTGCAAAAGACACAAGGTCCTAAGTTTGCTGCCGAGATGGAAGCCCATGTCCGTGAATATGATGTCGATATCATGAACCTGCAACGTGTGAGCAAAATCACAGGTGCCAACCAAACTGAAAACGGTCTGGTTAAAGTTGAACTTGAAAACGGTGCAAAACTTGAATCGAAAACAGTGATCCTTTCAACAGGTGCACGTTGGAGAGAAATGAATGTACCGGGTGAGCAAGAATACCGTACCCGTGGTGTAGCGTATTGCCCACACTGTGATGGTCCGTTGTTCAAAGGCAAACGTGTCGCAGTGATTGGTGGCGGTAACTCAGGTGTTGAAGCTGCGATTGACCTTGCAGGGATTGTTGAGCATGTGACACTGGTTGAGTTCGATACCAAACTTCGTGCAGACCAAGTGTTGCAAAACAAATTGCATAGCTTGCCAAACACCACTGTGATTATGAATGCGTTAAGCACAGAAGTGCTGGGTGATGGCTCACAAGTGACTGGTCTTAAATATAAAGACCGTGCCACTGATGAAGAGCATGTGGTAGAACTTGCAGGGATCTTTGTACAGATTGGTTTACTGCCAAACACTGACTTCTTGAAAGACAGTGAAGTTGAGTTAACCAACCGTGGTGAGATCATTGTCAATGACCGCAACGAAACCAATGTTCAAGGTGTATTTGCTGCAGGTGACTGTACCACTGTACCTTACAAGCAAATCATTATTGCCACAGGTGAAGGTGCTAAAGCATCACTCTCTGCGTTTGATTACATCATCCGTTCTGGGCAGTAA
- the dnaE gene encoding DNA polymerase III subunit alpha, translating into MQFVHLGIYTEFSITESIVRIPDLVNAAVKDQMPALALTDLSNLHAAVKFYNSCLKKGIKPLLGSTIRLDDAQHRATLLAMSNVGWKSLTEIVSRGFIEGQQLSIPCVKKEWVLEQHQDIIVLLGQHSDVGQMLCSSNPQKAAPLLEAWIEKFGNRVYLALTRTDRPGEEDFIQEAAKLAAYYNVGVVAHNDVHFVEKEDFEAHEARVCIADGYVLADDRRPRLYSPEQHFKTSDEMIELFSDIPSAIENTYNIAKRCNVSLQLGTYFLPDYPIPDGFTIDTYFEHLSKVGLEERLDYLYPVEKRGEDWLEIRKPYDERIDYEVGIILKMGFPGYFLIVMDFIQWAKNNGVPVGPGRGSGAGSLVAYSLKITDLDPLRYDLLFERFLNPERVSMPDFDVDFCIAGRDRVIDYVSRTYGREAVSQIATFGTMAAKGAIRDVARVLGKSYGLADRISKMVPTKPLGVDLATAIEMEPQLKDIVTNPSNPDNDDASEIWEMALKLEGITRNTGKHAGGVVIAPGKITDFSAVLCDEDGTSRVAQYDKDDVEAAGLVKFDFLGLRNLTVIEDAIQNINKNRDSNDPLIISHVPLDDAKAYSVFADANTTAVFQFESVGMKRMLKEARPSKFEEIIAFVSLYRPGPMDLIPDFIHRMHGGDFEYLHPLLEGVLEPTYGIMVYQEQVMQTAQICAGYTLGGADLLRRAMGKKKPEEMVKQRQIFLAGAAEKGIDESTANHIFDYMEKFAGYGFNKSHAAAYALVAYHTAWLKAHYPAEFMAAVMSSEMQNTDSVVFLIDDCRNNGLEVLPPSVNMSTYHFHASDDKTIVYGLGAIKGVGEQAMQSVIDSRRQFGPYTDLFDFCHRIDLKKINKRTLEALIRAGALDCLGIERASLMAQLPEAVQAAEQARSNRESGIMDLFGEVEEVQRKPAKPVKPWSDEVRLKGEKDTLGLYLTGHPIDVYRQELKAFIPVKLNEITATRRGVTTVYAGLVIDVANFPNRVVIVLDDGTARIEVSCNHERFQRFKDIIQVERVVVFEGEIYEREGFDRPMGRLNKAFTLNEIRQKRANSIQIKLAEEFMQATLAKDLQNIILPFCNVDMHQHITLQLLIDQPYAQAELQLGPQWKVAPLDELLAKLRDYFGKDNIYIEYQVKSKAAKAAEPVRPQTVASPPAGMSMDDALDLYQSEVSQYS; encoded by the coding sequence ATGCAGTTTGTTCATCTCGGTATTTATACAGAATTTTCGATTACAGAGTCGATAGTTCGCATACCTGACTTGGTCAACGCTGCGGTTAAAGACCAAATGCCAGCGCTGGCATTAACCGACCTTTCAAACCTGCATGCAGCGGTAAAATTTTATAATTCTTGTTTAAAAAAAGGGATTAAACCGCTTTTAGGTAGCACAATCCGCCTTGATGATGCACAACATCGTGCAACTTTACTTGCAATGAGTAATGTAGGCTGGAAAAGTCTGACCGAAATCGTTTCACGCGGTTTTATTGAAGGTCAACAACTCAGTATTCCATGTGTAAAAAAAGAATGGGTACTTGAACAGCATCAAGATATTATCGTTTTACTTGGCCAGCATAGTGATGTGGGTCAGATGCTTTGTTCATCTAACCCTCAAAAAGCAGCTCCTCTTTTAGAAGCATGGATCGAAAAATTTGGTAATCGTGTTTATCTTGCTTTAACACGTACTGACCGTCCTGGTGAAGAAGATTTTATTCAAGAGGCCGCAAAACTTGCTGCCTACTATAATGTGGGTGTAGTTGCGCATAATGATGTGCACTTTGTAGAAAAAGAAGATTTTGAGGCACACGAAGCTCGTGTTTGTATTGCTGATGGCTATGTATTAGCAGATGATCGTCGTCCACGTTTATATAGCCCTGAACAGCACTTTAAAACCTCCGATGAAATGATCGAATTGTTTTCTGATATCCCAAGTGCTATCGAAAACACCTATAACATTGCAAAACGCTGTAATGTTAGCCTACAACTTGGCACCTACTTTTTACCTGATTACCCAATTCCAGATGGTTTTACCATCGACACTTACTTTGAACATTTGTCAAAAGTAGGTTTAGAAGAACGTTTAGATTATCTTTACCCTGTCGAAAAACGTGGCGAAGATTGGCTAGAAATTCGTAAGCCTTACGATGAACGAATTGATTATGAAGTCGGTATTATCCTGAAAATGGGGTTCCCGGGTTACTTCCTTATCGTCATGGACTTCATTCAATGGGCAAAAAATAACGGCGTTCCTGTGGGTCCAGGCCGTGGTTCAGGTGCGGGTTCTCTTGTTGCATATAGTTTAAAAATTACCGATCTTGATCCTCTTCGTTACGATCTACTTTTCGAACGTTTCTTAAACCCAGAACGTGTTTCGATGCCCGACTTTGATGTCGACTTCTGTATTGCTGGACGTGACCGCGTTATTGATTATGTTTCACGCACTTATGGACGTGAAGCCGTTTCGCAAATTGCAACTTTCGGTACGATGGCAGCAAAAGGTGCGATTCGTGACGTTGCCCGTGTATTAGGTAAATCTTACGGTTTAGCTGACCGTATCTCAAAAATGGTACCTACTAAACCACTTGGTGTAGACTTAGCCACTGCTATTGAGATGGAACCTCAGCTTAAAGATATTGTTACCAATCCATCTAATCCAGATAATGACGATGCCAGTGAAATCTGGGAAATGGCATTAAAATTAGAAGGTATTACCCGAAATACCGGTAAACATGCTGGTGGTGTTGTCATTGCACCGGGTAAGATTACCGATTTCTCGGCTGTACTTTGTGATGAAGACGGAACCAGCCGTGTTGCGCAATACGATAAAGACGATGTAGAGGCAGCCGGTCTCGTTAAGTTCGACTTCTTGGGTTTACGTAACTTAACCGTTATTGAAGACGCAATTCAAAATATCAATAAAAACCGCGATAGTAATGATCCACTCATTATTTCGCATGTTCCACTTGATGATGCTAAAGCATATTCTGTCTTTGCCGATGCAAATACAACCGCGGTATTCCAGTTTGAATCCGTCGGCATGAAACGAATGCTTAAAGAAGCACGTCCAAGTAAATTTGAAGAGATTATTGCGTTCGTATCATTGTACCGCCCTGGCCCAATGGACCTGATTCCTGACTTTATTCACCGTATGCATGGTGGGGATTTTGAATATCTTCACCCCCTTCTTGAAGGTGTATTAGAACCAACTTACGGGATTATGGTTTACCAAGAACAGGTTATGCAGACGGCACAGATTTGTGCGGGTTATACACTCGGTGGCGCTGACTTACTACGTCGTGCAATGGGTAAAAAGAAACCTGAGGAGATGGTTAAGCAGCGTCAAATTTTCTTAGCAGGTGCTGCTGAAAAAGGAATTGACGAAAGTACAGCCAACCATATCTTTGACTATATGGAAAAGTTCGCAGGCTATGGTTTTAACAAATCTCACGCTGCTGCTTATGCCCTCGTTGCCTACCATACTGCATGGTTAAAAGCTCATTATCCTGCTGAGTTTATGGCAGCGGTAATGTCATCGGAAATGCAGAACACCGACAGTGTTGTATTTTTAATTGATGACTGCCGAAATAATGGCCTAGAAGTTTTACCACCATCCGTCAACATGTCGACTTATCATTTCCATGCGAGCGATGATAAAACGATTGTATATGGTTTAGGTGCGATTAAAGGTGTTGGCGAGCAAGCCATGCAGTCCGTGATTGACTCTCGTCGACAGTTTGGCCCTTATACGGATCTATTTGATTTTTGCCATCGTATTGATCTGAAAAAAATTAATAAGCGTACTTTAGAGGCATTAATCCGTGCAGGCGCACTCGATTGCTTAGGAATCGAACGTGCAAGCTTGATGGCTCAATTGCCTGAAGCTGTGCAAGCTGCCGAACAAGCACGCAGTAACCGTGAAAGCGGTATTATGGATTTGTTTGGTGAAGTTGAAGAAGTTCAACGTAAACCAGCTAAACCGGTAAAACCGTGGAGTGATGAAGTTCGTCTAAAAGGCGAAAAAGATACGCTTGGGTTATATTTAACGGGCCATCCAATTGATGTTTACCGACAAGAACTTAAAGCTTTTATTCCTGTAAAACTTAATGAAATTACGGCTACACGTCGTGGTGTTACAACAGTTTATGCAGGACTAGTGATTGACGTTGCAAACTTTCCAAACCGTGTAGTTATCGTACTAGATGACGGTACCGCTCGTATTGAAGTAAGTTGTAATCATGAACGTTTCCAACGTTTTAAAGATATTATCCAAGTTGAGCGCGTTGTCGTCTTTGAAGGCGAAATTTATGAAAGAGAAGGCTTTGATCGTCCAATGGGACGTTTGAACAAAGCCTTTACTTTAAATGAAATACGACAAAAACGTGCCAATAGTATTCAGATCAAATTAGCAGAAGAGTTTATGCAAGCTACTTTGGCAAAAGATCTGCAAAATATCATCTTGCCATTTTGCAATGTAGATATGCATCAACATATCACCTTACAACTCCTGATAGATCAACCTTATGCTCAAGCAGAGCTTCAACTTGGTCCGCAATGGAAAGTCGCTCCTCTAGATGAATTACTTGCTAAACTCAGAGATTATTTTGGTAAAGATAATATTTACATTGAATATCAAGTAAAGTCGAAAGCAGCTAAAGCAGCAGAACCTGTCCGTCCGCAAACTGTTGCCTCTCCTCCTGCAGGCATGTCCATGGACGATGCATTGGATTTATACCAAAGCGAAGTTTCTCAATATTCGTAA
- the trmJ gene encoding RNA methyltransferase: MSSFDHTTVSKQLAQVRIVMVNTTLPANIGSALRAMKTMGLIKLVLVAPKTYPHPDIQALAAGAQDLFEHLEIVDTLEDAIKDCHLVFGTSARSRTIPWPLLDVRPAAKEAIKATTQGQQIAIVFGREDRGLTNEELALANYHLTIPVNPDYGVLNVAQAIQVVCYELRMSALEQQNVDQDAEEMSLVQGQSMQWDEPLVTQQQMEEFYPHLEKMLTEIEFLDPDNPRLLPLRLRRLFGRIQLDRMEYHLLRGIFSRVQALTSGKWKKALSDKEDQPNA, from the coding sequence ATGAGTTCGTTTGATCACACTACTGTGTCAAAACAGTTAGCACAAGTGCGTATTGTCATGGTAAATACCACTTTGCCTGCTAATATTGGCAGCGCTTTACGTGCCATGAAAACAATGGGACTAATTAAATTAGTTCTGGTTGCTCCAAAAACATATCCGCATCCAGATATACAAGCGCTCGCTGCTGGTGCTCAAGATTTATTTGAACATCTTGAGATTGTAGATACTTTAGAAGATGCCATTAAAGATTGCCATTTAGTGTTTGGAACAAGTGCACGTAGCCGCACCATTCCTTGGCCTCTACTTGATGTACGACCTGCAGCTAAAGAAGCCATTAAAGCTACCACTCAAGGGCAACAAATTGCGATTGTTTTTGGCCGTGAAGATCGTGGTTTAACAAACGAAGAATTAGCACTGGCCAATTATCATTTAACAATTCCTGTAAATCCTGACTATGGCGTATTAAATGTTGCGCAAGCAATCCAAGTCGTATGTTACGAACTTCGCATGTCTGCTCTAGAGCAACAAAACGTGGACCAAGATGCAGAAGAAATGTCATTAGTTCAAGGTCAAAGCATGCAATGGGATGAACCATTGGTGACTCAGCAACAAATGGAAGAGTTTTATCCTCATCTAGAAAAAATGTTGACTGAAATTGAATTTTTAGATCCAGACAATCCACGTTTATTACCTTTACGCTTGCGTCGTTTATTTGGTCGTATACAATTAGATCGTATGGAATATCATTTACTTCGCGGTATTTTTAGTCGTGTACAAGCCCTAACAAGTGGTAAATGGAAAAAAGCATTATCTGACAAGGAGGATCAACCCAATGCTTAA
- a CDS encoding ABUW_2363 family tetratricopeptide repeat lipoprotein, which produces MNFKPLAYILLATSSLTACTMAPVKQQKIEPFVFKEPELTPPFYALNPFNYDQPPAFEVALKDAAAQPVTKMVVNRQDDPTKQLTLDVNKLIVPTVNNSQRSMKYAVLAGENEIDVTSIDDFLQLVEGKARHYPPRFTDRQERKGFESKLKEVTQQLDTLAANENASFDILLRAFKASVLARNLDLGTVHTTKSLEYAQRLLKINPDDAETNFWFGFGLSEGGGQREAIPYLDKAIKGNVQEAYLAAANNYIAMEQKKNAIQTLKNYKVKYPDEAEVADRLIQEIEKQGRWNVWQVLTNPAMSPATPTQTPKK; this is translated from the coding sequence ATGAATTTTAAGCCTTTGGCATATATACTCCTTGCGACCTCAAGTTTAACCGCTTGTACAATGGCACCTGTAAAACAACAAAAAATTGAGCCTTTTGTTTTCAAGGAACCAGAGCTTACTCCTCCTTTTTATGCACTAAATCCTTTTAACTATGATCAGCCACCGGCATTTGAAGTTGCATTAAAAGATGCTGCTGCACAGCCTGTAACAAAAATGGTGGTTAATCGTCAAGATGATCCGACCAAACAGCTTACTCTCGATGTTAACAAACTCATTGTTCCGACTGTAAATAATTCACAACGCTCAATGAAATATGCAGTTTTAGCGGGTGAGAATGAAATTGACGTAACGTCTATTGATGACTTCTTACAGTTAGTAGAAGGTAAAGCACGTCACTACCCACCTCGCTTTACTGACCGTCAGGAACGTAAAGGCTTTGAAAGTAAGCTTAAAGAAGTAACACAGCAACTCGATACACTTGCTGCAAATGAAAATGCATCATTTGATATTCTACTTCGTGCTTTTAAAGCAAGTGTTCTTGCACGTAACCTTGATTTAGGTACTGTTCATACCACTAAATCTTTAGAATATGCTCAAAGACTTTTAAAAATTAATCCAGATGATGCGGAAACAAACTTCTGGTTTGGTTTTGGTTTATCTGAAGGTGGCGGCCAACGTGAAGCCATTCCATATTTAGACAAAGCCATTAAAGGTAATGTCCAAGAAGCATATCTAGCTGCAGCCAATAACTATATTGCGATGGAGCAAAAGAAAAACGCGATTCAGACATTGAAGAATTATAAAGTTAAATATCCAGATGAAGCTGAAGTTGCTGATCGTTTAATTCAAGAAATTGAAAAACAAGGTCGTTGGAATGTATGGCAAGTTTTGACTAACCCGGCTATGTCTCCTGCTACTCCTACACAAACACCTAAAAAGTAA
- a CDS encoding esterase/lipase family protein, with protein sequence MFSIKRNKTLLTVMLLGSILSGCQVVNVKQQALNVTIANERNSILTQDKLSEASLNVLSMSGQEAKVCTDTPETCVNQLKNLPQILDEQFLSAASEMYLAKAMALSDSSDCKVSRFTKHKSEEEQKSIQNSYDNCLDQQLNLLDKSIRYSYAYLFSTKRQPNDRIFDNRQVQIRDFYNQAIAKMVSVYDLRHPKKNVVEPQIHIGKSVYSIDFEFHRQLTGQKLEKLISSYNLNFSGLRTINRRDGFGSEFVAVFPSSGSEDINEYILDPLKYNYKNGVNPNIHHARYLAATIVAEPKHANTVEEIINNPEFVIRVYDPYRTDNIKVAGKQYPLAANFSAPYGLWLAENNLGVAAYLSLIDRDQHLTMPHLYMLEPYNPNKKIIVLVHGLASSPEAWIALTNDVMGDTVLRDNYQVWQVFYSTNMPILESRFQIYALLKQAFSSLNPSDPAAHDAVLVGHSMGGIISRLLVSDGDITKPALELMTIRQQNRFKKHPMITERLQMHSINNFDRAIFLASPHRGTDYADRWFTLAARKIIRLPGAFLSAVATSLTTENLDVKDFLSNIDNGLIQNGPSDLSHQSKFMELTKDINPHQGLVFHSIMGNITKSDDPNVITDGIVPYKSAHLDGAKSEKVLPGGHSIQLTPQAVLELRRILREHLVEHGLYKP encoded by the coding sequence ATGTTTTCAATAAAAAGAAACAAAACACTGCTGACGGTCATGCTACTCGGTTCAATTCTGAGTGGATGTCAGGTCGTAAATGTTAAACAGCAAGCTTTAAATGTAACGATTGCAAATGAACGTAATAGTATTCTTACGCAAGATAAACTCAGCGAAGCAAGCCTGAATGTTTTATCTATGTCGGGTCAGGAAGCTAAAGTTTGTACAGACACCCCTGAAACCTGTGTAAATCAACTCAAAAACCTTCCTCAAATTTTAGATGAACAATTCTTATCAGCTGCAAGTGAGATGTATCTCGCAAAAGCAATGGCTTTATCAGATAGCTCTGACTGCAAAGTAAGTAGATTTACCAAACATAAATCTGAAGAAGAACAAAAGAGTATCCAGAATAGTTATGATAACTGCTTAGACCAGCAATTAAATTTACTCGATAAAAGTATTCGTTATAGCTACGCGTATCTATTTTCAACAAAACGTCAGCCTAATGACCGTATTTTTGATAATAGACAGGTTCAAATTCGCGACTTCTATAATCAAGCAATTGCCAAAATGGTCAGTGTTTATGATTTAAGGCACCCCAAGAAAAATGTGGTTGAACCACAAATTCACATTGGTAAAAGTGTTTACTCAATTGACTTTGAGTTTCATAGACAGTTAACAGGTCAAAAATTAGAAAAATTAATTTCAAGTTATAACTTAAATTTTTCAGGTTTAAGAACTATTAACCGCCGTGATGGCTTTGGGTCTGAATTTGTGGCTGTTTTCCCGAGTTCAGGAAGCGAAGATATTAATGAATATATTTTAGATCCCCTTAAATACAATTATAAAAATGGTGTGAATCCAAATATTCATCATGCACGCTACTTAGCTGCGACGATTGTAGCTGAACCAAAACACGCAAATACTGTTGAAGAAATTATTAATAATCCTGAATTCGTAATCCGAGTTTACGACCCATATCGGACAGATAATATTAAGGTAGCTGGTAAACAATATCCTCTAGCTGCTAACTTTTCAGCGCCTTATGGTCTATGGTTAGCCGAAAACAACCTAGGAGTCGCAGCCTATTTAAGTCTGATTGACCGCGATCAGCATTTAACTATGCCGCACCTCTACATGCTTGAACCATACAATCCAAATAAGAAAATTATTGTATTAGTACATGGTTTGGCAAGTAGCCCCGAAGCTTGGATTGCGCTCACCAATGATGTTATGGGCGATACGGTATTAAGAGACAATTATCAAGTTTGGCAAGTCTTTTATTCAACTAACATGCCAATTTTGGAAAGCCGTTTCCAAATTTATGCACTACTCAAACAAGCTTTTAGTTCGCTAAACCCAAGCGACCCGGCCGCCCATGATGCTGTTCTTGTAGGACATAGCATGGGAGGCATTATTAGCCGTTTACTGGTGAGTGATGGAGATATTACTAAACCAGCCTTAGAGCTAATGACGATCCGCCAGCAAAATCGCTTTAAAAAACATCCAATGATTACTGAACGATTGCAAATGCATTCAATCAATAATTTTGATCGCGCAATTTTCTTAGCTTCCCCTCATCGAGGTACAGATTATGCAGACCGTTGGTTTACCTTAGCAGCGCGTAAAATTATTCGCTTACCGGGTGCATTTTTGTCGGCTGTAGCCACCTCTCTGACAACCGAAAATTTAGATGTTAAAGATTTCTTGAGTAATATTGACAATGGTTTGATTCAAAATGGACCAAGCGATTTAAGTCATCAATCTAAATTTATGGAACTCACAAAAGATATTAATCCACACCAAGGCTTAGTTTTCCATTCAATTATGGGAAATATAACCAAGAGCGATGATCCAAATGTAATTACCGATGGTATCGTTCCGTATAAAAGTGCTCACTTAGACGGAGCAAAGTCAGAAAAAGTTCTTCCAGGTGGTCACTCAATCCAGCTTACACCACAAGCTGTATTAGAACTGCGTCGTATTTTACGAGAACATTTAGTCGAACATGGTTTATATAAACCATAA
- a CDS encoding chromate transporter: MNHVEIAVQKESVPSCTELFLGFLTLGLIGFGGVLPLARKVVVEQRQWLSPEKFTELLGLCQFLPGGNIINLSVAIGMEFRGVRGAASALIGLIFAPTVIVVLLHYVYEQFQDNLMVKHLFEGLGAAAAGLLVATGLKMLKPLLRNPIAMCVVVAAIISIAFLKISLLLTMLILLALYSTIIWRRV, encoded by the coding sequence ATGAACCATGTTGAGATTGCCGTGCAGAAGGAGAGCGTACCGTCCTGCACAGAGTTATTTTTAGGTTTTTTAACATTAGGTTTAATTGGATTTGGTGGTGTATTGCCTTTAGCACGTAAAGTTGTTGTAGAGCAAAGGCAGTGGCTAAGTCCTGAAAAATTCACTGAGTTACTTGGTCTATGCCAATTCCTACCAGGTGGCAATATTATTAATTTATCTGTTGCGATTGGGATGGAATTCCGCGGTGTCCGTGGAGCCGCGAGTGCACTCATTGGCCTCATTTTTGCTCCAACAGTCATTGTCGTACTTCTGCATTATGTCTATGAACAGTTCCAAGATAATTTAATGGTTAAGCATCTTTTCGAAGGGTTAGGTGCAGCAGCAGCAGGGCTTTTGGTCGCAACCGGCTTAAAAATGTTGAAACCATTGTTGCGTAACCCAATAGCGATGTGTGTTGTCGTGGCGGCAATTATCAGTATTGCTTTTCTAAAAATCTCCTTGCTTTTGACCATGCTAATTTTGTTGGCTCTTTATTCAACTATTATTTGGAGACGTGTGTAA
- a CDS encoding chromate transporter: MGAVLLTLAIIFTQLSLIAFGGGNTILPEMQRQVVDIHHWMTAQEFSALFAMAQAAPGPNMMIVPLVGWHVAGLSGLLVTSIAKFLPSSIITVFVMRGWSKFKDKKWRRVLQLALQPVTVGTVLASAWIISEAAAINTLLIIMVVIATLLSLIKKVHPLHVLIAGAVFGVVLL, encoded by the coding sequence ATGGGCGCAGTTCTACTTACTTTAGCCATCATTTTTACTCAGTTGTCTCTTATTGCATTTGGTGGTGGGAATACGATTTTGCCCGAAATGCAACGCCAAGTGGTTGATATTCACCATTGGATGACAGCACAAGAATTTAGTGCTCTGTTTGCTATGGCTCAAGCAGCACCCGGTCCAAATATGATGATTGTACCGTTGGTAGGGTGGCATGTAGCAGGGTTGTCTGGTCTACTCGTGACTTCTATAGCTAAATTTTTACCTTCATCGATTATTACTGTGTTTGTAATGAGAGGTTGGTCAAAATTTAAAGATAAAAAATGGCGCCGTGTTTTACAGCTTGCTTTACAACCTGTCACTGTTGGAACGGTGCTTGCCAGTGCTTGGATTATCTCTGAGGCAGCGGCAATAAATACTTTACTTATTATTATGGTAGTCATTGCAACTTTATTATCTTTAATTAAAAAAGTTCATCCCTTGCATGTCCTGATTGCTGGCGCTGTATTTGGCGTGGTCTTACTCTAG
- the cysE gene encoding serine O-acetyltransferase produces the protein MLKQLKEDIKAVFARDPAARNTLEVLTTYPGIHAIMMHRVAHELWQKDCKGAARLLSSFSRFATGIEIHPGAKIGKRFFIDHGMGVVIGETAEIGDDVTLYHGVTLGGTTWKTGKRHPTLEDGVVVGAGAKILGPFTVGKGAKVGSNAVVTKAVPAGVTAVGNPARYIYKDADKTKDKDEERRRDYAQSIGFAPYATTAADQSDPILDGMRVLLDRIQHNETRMNNLCQRLSELDPSFKKESQDQQPFSDEELKILEEVRRECGAQTKTSKT, from the coding sequence ATGCTTAAACAGCTTAAAGAAGATATAAAGGCTGTATTTGCGCGAGATCCTGCTGCACGCAATACACTCGAAGTTCTTACCACCTACCCTGGCATTCATGCAATTATGATGCATCGTGTCGCGCATGAATTATGGCAAAAAGATTGTAAAGGTGCAGCTCGCCTACTTTCTTCATTTAGCCGTTTTGCAACAGGTATTGAAATTCATCCAGGCGCTAAAATTGGTAAGCGTTTTTTTATTGATCATGGCATGGGTGTTGTGATTGGTGAAACTGCTGAAATTGGCGACGATGTAACGCTTTATCATGGGGTAACCTTAGGTGGTACAACATGGAAGACCGGCAAACGTCACCCAACTTTAGAAGATGGCGTGGTGGTTGGTGCGGGTGCGAAAATCTTAGGCCCATTTACGGTGGGTAAAGGTGCAAAAGTCGGTTCAAATGCAGTTGTAACTAAAGCCGTTCCTGCCGGTGTGACTGCTGTAGGCAACCCTGCTCGCTATATTTATAAAGATGCAGACAAAACTAAAGATAAAGATGAAGAACGTCGTCGTGATTATGCACAAAGTATTGGTTTCGCCCCATATGCGACCACGGCTGCTGATCAGTCAGACCCTATTTTAGATGGTATGCGAGTTTTACTTGATCGTATTCAGCACAATGAAACACGTATGAATAATTTATGTCAGCGTTTATCAGAGCTAGACCCTAGTTTTAAAAAAGAAAGTCAGGATCAGCAACCTTTTAGCGATGAAGAGTTAAAAATTCTTGAAGAAGTTCGTCGTGAATGCGGTGCGCAAACCAAGACATCAAAAACGTAA